From the genome of Sulfitobacter sp. DSM 110093, one region includes:
- a CDS encoding ABC transporter permease subunit (The N-terminal region of this protein, as described by TIGR01726, is a three transmembrane segment that identifies a subfamily of ABC transporter permease subunits, which specificities that include histidine, arginine, glutamine, glutamate, L-cystine (sic), the opines (in Agrobacterium) octopine and nopaline, etc.) — MTTFSDPPKASFRPSMLLSDTRYRSITFQVIALALLVTAIWYLGSNLAANLRAAGLNISFQFLGNPAGYDINQTLIPYTSQSSNLQAAWVGIINTLLVSFLACVTATIFGVIAGVLRLSNNWLIRKLMAGYVEIFRNIPVLIWILIIYTIMTAAMPAPSAFRGDDPASTMMLGSFAFTNRGVYIPGPVWGPGSMIVVATFVASIIGVFAYRRYATKLLYDTGRLLPMLWPSVAILFVPAIVVFFIMGMPIGLDFPALAGFNFRGGIQIGAPLIALWFALSIYTGAFIAENVRAGIQAVSRGQSEAAAALGLRPGRVMNLVVLPQALRVIIPPLISNYLNITKNSSLAILVGYADITATLGGITLNQTGRAIECVVLLMLFYLVISLGISMVMNVYNNATKLKER, encoded by the coding sequence ATGACGACATTCTCCGACCCTCCCAAGGCGTCGTTCCGGCCATCTATGCTGTTGAGCGACACCCGCTATCGGTCGATCACCTTCCAGGTGATTGCGCTGGCGCTGCTGGTCACGGCGATCTGGTACCTAGGCTCTAACCTTGCTGCCAACCTGCGCGCCGCTGGTCTGAACATTTCCTTCCAGTTTCTCGGCAATCCAGCCGGTTATGACATCAACCAAACGCTGATTCCCTATACCAGCCAGTCGTCCAACCTTCAGGCCGCTTGGGTGGGTATCATCAACACGCTGCTGGTGTCCTTCCTTGCCTGTGTCACCGCGACCATCTTTGGCGTTATCGCGGGGGTTCTGCGCCTGTCGAACAACTGGCTCATCCGCAAGTTGATGGCAGGCTACGTTGAGATTTTCCGCAATATCCCTGTGCTGATCTGGATCCTGATCATCTACACCATCATGACCGCCGCGATGCCCGCGCCTTCGGCCTTCCGCGGCGATGATCCGGCTTCAACCATGATGCTTGGCTCTTTCGCTTTTACCAACCGGGGTGTCTATATTCCGGGACCGGTCTGGGGACCGGGGTCCATGATCGTGGTGGCGACATTTGTGGCGTCGATCATCGGCGTCTTCGCCTATCGGCGCTACGCGACCAAACTGCTTTATGACACGGGCCGTCTGTTGCCGATGCTCTGGCCATCGGTCGCGATCCTGTTTGTGCCCGCAATTGTTGTGTTCTTCATCATGGGTATGCCCATTGGCTTGGATTTTCCGGCACTCGCGGGCTTTAACTTCCGGGGGGGAATCCAGATCGGTGCGCCGCTGATCGCGCTGTGGTTCGCTTTGTCGATCTATACTGGGGCTTTCATCGCCGAGAACGTCCGCGCAGGCATTCAAGCGGTAAGCCGCGGCCAGTCAGAGGCCGCAGCCGCTTTGGGCCTGCGTCCGGGGCGAGTGATGAACCTCGTCGTGCTGCCGCAGGCGCTGCGCGTGATTATTCCGCCGCTGATCTCCAACTATCTCAACATCACCAAGAACTCGTCGCTGGCAATCCTTGTGGGCTATGCCGACATCACCGCGACGCTGGGCGGGATCACCCTGAACCAGACCGGGCGGGCGATTGAATGCGTCGTTCTGCTCATGCTGTTCTACCTCGTGATTTCGCTGGGCATCTCCATGGTGATGAATGTTTATAACAACGCAACGAAGCTGAAGGAGCGTTAA
- a CDS encoding amino acid ABC transporter permease yields the protein MSDTHAESIAFVRESSLPPAAPPDKVGGPLKWVKDNLFPTWANAILTLVALYFLYLLLAGSLPWLLNGVWSASSLSECREILDGASGACFSVLSERWHQLLFGFKYPSDQYWRPTLALVLLFLAAAPVLFIDLPRKMLLFTGLYPFLAFWLIWGGPIWGPIFALLGVIAGYVVYSRLVHKSFALALAGGLAAAVVVWYIGGFIGDVLRPASPLLEAIPSRDLGGFMLNMMLGITCVSLSLPIGIALALGRQSHLPIVKGICVVFIEFVRGVPLITLLFVANVMLAYFFPPGSGVDLFIRVVIMITMFSSAYIAEVIRGGLAALPKGQYEAADSLGLDYAQAMRLIILPQAMKISIPGIVNIAVGLFKDTTLVSVISLFDIIGMIRGPILASTDWNGVYWELFMFASLLFFIVCYGISQYSQWLERRLATDHR from the coding sequence ATGTCAGATACACATGCTGAATCCATCGCCTTCGTGCGCGAGTCTTCCCTGCCGCCAGCCGCTCCGCCTGACAAAGTCGGCGGGCCGCTGAAATGGGTGAAAGACAACCTTTTCCCGACATGGGCCAATGCGATTCTGACCCTTGTGGCGCTTTACTTCCTGTATCTGCTGCTTGCGGGCTCTCTACCGTGGTTGCTGAACGGGGTCTGGTCTGCCAGCAGCCTGTCGGAGTGCCGTGAGATACTTGACGGTGCTTCAGGGGCCTGTTTTTCGGTGCTCAGCGAGCGTTGGCACCAGTTGCTCTTTGGGTTCAAATACCCCAGCGATCAATACTGGCGTCCGACCCTTGCGCTGGTGCTGCTGTTCCTTGCTGCTGCGCCTGTCCTGTTCATCGACCTGCCGCGCAAGATGCTGCTCTTTACGGGTCTTTATCCATTCCTTGCCTTCTGGCTGATCTGGGGTGGCCCGATCTGGGGGCCGATCTTTGCCCTGTTGGGCGTGATTGCGGGCTATGTCGTCTATAGCCGTCTGGTGCACAAAAGCTTCGCTTTGGCCCTGGCTGGAGGGCTCGCTGCTGCTGTGGTCGTTTGGTACATCGGCGGCTTCATCGGGGATGTATTACGCCCCGCGTCGCCCCTGCTTGAGGCGATCCCAAGCCGTGACCTCGGTGGCTTCATGCTCAATATGATGCTGGGTATCACCTGTGTGTCCCTCTCGCTGCCCATTGGCATCGCGCTGGCTCTGGGACGTCAGTCCCACTTGCCGATCGTTAAAGGCATCTGCGTGGTCTTTATCGAATTCGTGCGGGGCGTGCCGCTGATTACCTTGCTCTTCGTGGCGAACGTGATGCTGGCCTATTTCTTCCCGCCGGGTTCGGGGGTCGATCTCTTCATCCGCGTGGTCATTATGATCACCATGTTCTCTTCGGCCTATATCGCCGAGGTGATCCGGGGGGGGCTCGCCGCACTGCCGAAGGGCCAGTATGAGGCTGCTGACAGCCTTGGCCTCGACTATGCGCAGGCGATGCGTCTGATCATCCTGCCGCAGGCGATGAAGATCTCCATTCCGGGCATCGTCAACATTGCCGTGGGCCTGTTCAAGGATACCACGCTGGTCTCGGTCATCTCGTTGTTTGATATCATCGGCATGATCCGCGGACCGATCCTCGCTTCGACCGATTGGAACGGCGTTTACTGGGAACTCTTCATGTTCGCCTCGTTGCTGTTCTTCATCGTTTGCTACGGCATTTCACAATATTCGCAGTGGCTGGAACGCCGTCTTGCGACTGACCATCGTTAA
- a CDS encoding amino acid ABC transporter ATP-binding protein, whose protein sequence is MAETAQMKVSDEVAIRIDNMNKWYGAFHVLRDIDLTVHRGERIVICGPSGSGKSTLIRCINALEEHQKGSIEVDGTLLSSDLKNIDKIRSEVGMCFQHFNLFPHLTILENCTLAPIWVRKTPKKEAEETAMHFLEKVKIPDQANKYPGQLSGGQQQRVAIARSLCMRPRIMLFDEPTSALDPEMIKEVLDTMIELAEEGMTMLCVTHEMGFARQVANRVIFMDEGQIVEQNEPEAFFNNPQSPRTQLFLSQILGH, encoded by the coding sequence ATGGCTGAGACCGCACAAATGAAAGTATCCGACGAAGTCGCGATCCGTATCGACAACATGAACAAATGGTATGGCGCGTTTCACGTGCTGCGCGACATCGACCTGACGGTGCACCGCGGTGAGCGTATCGTCATTTGCGGGCCGTCAGGTTCGGGTAAATCGACGCTGATCCGTTGTATCAACGCGCTAGAAGAGCATCAGAAGGGCAGCATCGAAGTCGACGGCACGTTGCTGAGTTCTGACCTCAAGAACATCGACAAGATCCGCTCAGAGGTCGGCATGTGCTTTCAGCACTTCAACCTCTTTCCGCATCTGACAATCCTTGAGAATTGCACGCTGGCGCCGATCTGGGTGCGTAAAACCCCGAAGAAAGAAGCCGAAGAAACGGCGATGCATTTCCTTGAAAAGGTGAAGATCCCCGATCAAGCCAACAAGTACCCCGGCCAGCTTTCAGGCGGTCAGCAGCAGCGTGTGGCGATTGCCCGTTCGCTGTGCATGCGCCCGCGTATCATGCTGTTCGATGAGCCGACATCGGCACTTGACCCTGAGATGATCAAGGAAGTGCTCGACACAATGATCGAGCTTGCCGAAGAGGGCATGACCATGCTCTGCGTGACCCACGAGATGGGCTTTGCCCGTCAGGTGGCGAACCGGGTGATCTTTATGGACGAGGGCCAGATCGTTGAGCAGAACGAGCCGGAAGCCTTCTTCAACAACCCACAAAGCCCGCGCACACAGTTGTTCCTGAGCCAGATTTTGGGCCACTAA
- a CDS encoding histidine phosphatase family protein: MRRLILMRHAKSDWSHGTSDHGRPLNKRGRGAATALGDWLRAESLVLDTVLCSTAGRTRETCALLNLPQDSAVVHLRQLYLADPEQIIATLRQKAEGAAVLLVAHNPGIAAAAAELLQELPDEDAFHRYPSGATTVMDFDIDSWADLAPGTGALHAFTVPKQLA; this comes from the coding sequence ATGCGCCGCCTGATCCTAATGCGACATGCGAAATCTGACTGGTCCCATGGCACCAGCGACCACGGCCGCCCGCTGAACAAGCGCGGGCGCGGGGCTGCTACGGCGTTAGGAGATTGGCTGCGGGCCGAAAGCTTGGTGCTTGACACCGTGCTCTGCTCCACCGCTGGCCGCACGCGGGAAACCTGCGCGCTGTTAAACCTGCCGCAAGACAGCGCCGTGGTACACCTGCGCCAACTCTACCTCGCTGACCCTGAGCAGATCATCGCAACGCTGCGTCAAAAGGCGGAGGGTGCGGCTGTCTTGCTCGTCGCTCACAACCCCGGCATCGCCGCTGCGGCTGCTGAGTTGCTGCAAGAGTTACCCGACGAGGATGCCTTTCACCGCTACCCATCGGGTGCGACGACCGTAATGGACTTCGACATTGACAGTTGGGCGGACCTCGCCCCCGGCACAGGTGCGCTCCATGCCTTCACCGTGCCCAAGCAACTGGCCTGA
- the argB gene encoding acetylglutamate kinase translates to MRTQDMNRDWIATARTLSQALPYLQRYADATVVIKLGGHAMGSDEAMDEFARDVALMRQVGVNPVIVHGGGPMINDMLARLNIKSEFVNGKRVTDAATMEVVEMVLSGLVNARIVQAISEQGGRAVGVSGKDSGLIVCDPEDPALGLVGNPTQVNPRILRDFADKGIIPVIAPLGMGHGGETYNINGDTAAGAIAGALKADRLLLLTDVAGVKDGSGEVVTDLTASQINEMIADGTIAGGMIPKVQTALDALEGGVRAAVVLDGRAPNACLLELFTEHGAGSIIRKG, encoded by the coding sequence ATGAGAACGCAAGACATGAACCGCGACTGGATCGCCACAGCCCGCACACTCAGCCAAGCCCTGCCTTATTTGCAACGCTATGCCGATGCCACCGTGGTCATCAAGCTAGGCGGTCATGCGATGGGCAGCGATGAGGCGATGGATGAATTCGCCCGTGATGTCGCACTGATGCGCCAAGTGGGTGTGAATCCGGTGATCGTTCATGGTGGCGGACCGATGATCAACGACATGTTGGCGCGGCTGAACATCAAATCCGAATTCGTGAACGGCAAGCGCGTTACAGATGCCGCGACCATGGAAGTGGTTGAAATGGTACTGTCAGGCCTCGTCAATGCGCGGATCGTGCAGGCCATTTCCGAACAGGGCGGCCGTGCTGTGGGCGTTTCTGGCAAAGACAGCGGGCTAATCGTTTGCGATCCCGAAGACCCGGCGCTTGGTCTGGTCGGTAACCCGACGCAAGTGAACCCGCGCATCCTGCGCGATTTCGCCGACAAGGGGATCATCCCCGTCATCGCACCGCTTGGCATGGGCCATGGCGGTGAGACCTATAATATCAACGGCGACACTGCCGCCGGGGCTATTGCCGGCGCATTGAAGGCTGATCGCCTGCTGCTGCTTACTGATGTGGCAGGCGTTAAGGATGGCTCGGGCGAGGTGGTCACCGACCTTACGGCAAGCCAGATCAATGAAATGATCGCTGATGGCACCATTGCAGGCGGAATGATCCCCAAAGTGCAGACCGCGCTTGATGCACTAGAAGGCGGCGTACGTGCGGCTGTGGTTCTCGATGGGCGCGCACCCAATGCCTGCTTGCTGGAACTCTTCACCGAACATGGCGCAGGCAGCATTATTCGCAAGGGGTAA
- the yihA gene encoding ribosome biogenesis GTP-binding protein YihA/YsxC, which translates to MQVNYTIAEEPDAPSAERGRMLFAGETTFVKGVVAMNGLPPPDRMEVCFAGRSNVGKSTLINALTGMKALARASNTPGRTQEINFFTAGEEHYLVDLPGYGYANAPLPVVEKWQRLLKQYLSGRQTLRRAFVLIDARHGVKKVDNEIMSLLDSSAVTFQVVLTKADKVKEAEREKILTQVKDALSKHPAAYPEIVVTSSEKGWGIPTLRAIIATLV; encoded by the coding sequence ATGCAAGTGAACTACACCATCGCCGAGGAGCCGGACGCGCCGAGCGCAGAAAGAGGCCGCATGCTGTTCGCCGGTGAGACGACATTCGTTAAAGGTGTCGTGGCGATGAACGGGCTGCCACCCCCAGACCGGATGGAGGTCTGCTTTGCGGGTCGCTCGAACGTCGGCAAATCGACGTTGATCAATGCGCTGACGGGGATGAAGGCGCTTGCACGGGCTTCCAATACGCCGGGCCGCACGCAGGAGATCAACTTCTTCACGGCGGGCGAAGAGCATTACCTCGTCGACCTTCCGGGCTATGGCTATGCCAATGCCCCCCTGCCCGTGGTAGAGAAGTGGCAGCGCCTGCTGAAACAATACCTCTCGGGCCGCCAGACTTTGCGCCGCGCCTTCGTACTGATCGACGCGCGCCATGGTGTCAAAAAGGTCGACAATGAAATCATGTCCCTGCTCGACAGCTCTGCCGTGACCTTTCAGGTGGTGCTGACCAAAGCCGATAAGGTCAAAGAAGCCGAGCGTGAGAAGATCCTAACGCAGGTGAAAGACGCGCTGAGCAAACACCCCGCCGCCTACCCGGAGATTGTCGTGACATCCTCGGAAAAGGGCTGGGGCATCCCGACCTTGCGTGCCATCATCGCCACGCTGGTATAA
- a CDS encoding MOSC domain-containing protein: MQVTALNRHPLKAHGRETVERVTLHAGQSMPYDRLWAVAHDASKAIPGDWARCLNFTRGASSPQLQAITAKLDEASEMLTLHHPERGEITFHPDRDKAAFLDWVGPLVASGRAAPVGILRLDGRGYTDSAEPTLSLNSLASHAAVEALCGNPLQTARWRGNIWFDGAAPWDEFEWVGRDMKIGGARLHVSKRITRCLATTVNTDTGARDVDTLAALDQLGHRDFGVTLTVTKGGEIAVGDELELI, translated from the coding sequence ATGCAGGTCACCGCGCTCAACCGGCATCCGCTCAAGGCCCATGGCCGCGAGACGGTTGAGCGTGTGACCCTGCACGCCGGGCAATCTATGCCCTATGACCGCCTTTGGGCTGTGGCGCATGATGCCTCCAAAGCCATACCCGGCGACTGGGCGCGGTGTTTGAATTTTACGCGGGGCGCCTCCTCTCCGCAGTTGCAGGCGATTACGGCCAAGCTGGATGAAGCGAGCGAGATGCTGACCCTGCATCACCCAGAACGAGGCGAGATCACCTTTCACCCTGATCGCGACAAAGCAGCCTTCCTAGACTGGGTGGGCCCTTTGGTTGCCTCAGGCAGGGCCGCGCCGGTGGGCATCCTGCGCCTTGATGGCCGCGGCTATACCGACAGTGCCGAACCGACACTTTCGCTGAACAGCCTTGCCTCTCACGCCGCTGTCGAAGCGCTTTGCGGCAACCCGCTGCAAACCGCCCGTTGGCGCGGCAACATCTGGTTTGACGGCGCTGCCCCGTGGGATGAATTCGAATGGGTCGGGCGCGATATGAAAATCGGTGGCGCACGGTTGCATGTGTCAAAACGCATCACTCGCTGCCTTGCCACCACCGTAAACACCGACACCGGCGCACGCGACGTGGACACACTCGCGGCACTTGACCAATTGGGTCACCGCGATTTCGGTGTTACCCTGACCGTCACCAAGGGCGGAGAGATCGCCGTGGGCGACGAACTGGAGCTGATTTGA
- the yidC gene encoding membrane protein insertase YidC — protein MDEQNKNLILATALSFAVILVWFLLFPPPEADPALENSVEMTQTEDGTSVPASTVETAAAPGADTGEGAAPEGRRAALADAPRVEIATDKVSGSISLMGGRIDDLKLNDYQTTLDENAEVVTLLSPEGSSDAYYALHGWAAGSGLGPDAVPGVDTLWTLSEGEALGVDSPVTLTWDNGAGQVFTRKISVDDEYMFDITQSVTNNGEAPVNLAPFGMIAQHGLPEDLKSFFILHEGAVSMANGELSEVDWDDIAEAEVNSTWGRPAVVTEGVTEGWVGFTDHYWQAVLIPEAGETFEQALTYDPRADTYRAFTRQPTRSVAAGESISASSKFFAGAKEWETLQDYQSAGVAKFIDSIDWGWFFFLTKPIFWLLHNLNQLIGNMGVAIIGLTLLIKALLFPLAYKSYVSMARMKELQPEMEKLKKDAGDDRQKMQQGMMELYKKNKVNPAAGCLPILMQIPIFFSLYKVIFVTIELRHAPFFGPFQDLSSPDPTSIMNLWGLLPYAAPEPGSMLALVFIGILPLLLGISMFLQQKLNPAPTDPTQQMIFAWMPWVFMFMLGGFASGLVVYWIANNTITFTQQYLIMRSQGYKPDLWGNIAGGFKRTPKGGAADADAKPKSGKSKK, from the coding sequence ATGGACGAACAGAACAAGAATCTCATCCTTGCCACGGCGCTCAGCTTTGCCGTCATCCTCGTGTGGTTCCTCTTGTTCCCGCCCCCCGAAGCTGACCCCGCGCTAGAGAACAGCGTCGAGATGACCCAAACCGAAGATGGCACCTCCGTTCCCGCCTCCACAGTAGAGACGGCTGCCGCACCCGGTGCGGATACCGGCGAAGGCGCCGCTCCCGAAGGCCGCCGCGCCGCTTTGGCCGATGCGCCTCGGGTGGAAATCGCGACCGACAAGGTCAGCGGCTCTATTTCCCTGATGGGTGGTCGGATTGACGATCTCAAGCTGAATGACTACCAAACCACTCTTGATGAAAACGCCGAAGTGGTCACCCTGCTCTCTCCCGAAGGGTCAAGCGACGCCTATTATGCTCTGCACGGCTGGGCGGCAGGCTCCGGCCTTGGCCCTGATGCAGTTCCGGGCGTGGACACGCTTTGGACCCTCAGCGAAGGTGAGGCATTGGGCGTTGACAGCCCCGTCACCCTGACATGGGACAACGGTGCCGGTCAGGTCTTTACCCGCAAAATTTCGGTTGATGATGAATATATGTTCGACATCACCCAGAGCGTAACGAACAATGGCGAAGCGCCCGTCAACCTTGCCCCGTTTGGCATGATCGCTCAGCACGGATTGCCCGAAGACCTGAAAAGCTTCTTCATCTTGCACGAAGGCGCCGTATCGATGGCCAATGGCGAGTTGTCGGAAGTTGATTGGGACGATATTGCCGAAGCTGAGGTAAACAGCACTTGGGGCCGCCCCGCCGTGGTTACCGAAGGCGTCACCGAAGGCTGGGTCGGCTTTACCGACCACTATTGGCAGGCGGTGCTGATCCCCGAAGCAGGCGAGACCTTTGAACAGGCCCTCACCTATGACCCGCGCGCAGACACCTACCGCGCCTTCACCCGCCAACCCACCCGCTCGGTCGCCGCAGGCGAAAGCATCAGCGCGTCCAGCAAATTCTTCGCCGGGGCGAAGGAGTGGGAAACACTGCAGGATTACCAATCCGCAGGCGTTGCCAAATTCATCGACAGCATCGACTGGGGCTGGTTCTTTTTCCTGACCAAGCCGATCTTTTGGCTGCTGCACAACCTGAACCAGCTGATCGGCAACATGGGCGTTGCGATTATCGGCCTGACCCTGCTGATCAAAGCGCTGCTTTTCCCACTGGCCTATAAATCCTACGTCTCCATGGCGCGGATGAAAGAGCTTCAGCCCGAGATGGAGAAGCTCAAGAAGGATGCGGGCGACGACCGTCAGAAGATGCAGCAAGGCATGATGGAGCTTTACAAGAAGAACAAGGTGAACCCCGCTGCGGGCTGTCTGCCGATCCTGATGCAGATTCCAATTTTCTTCTCGCTCTACAAAGTTATCTTCGTCACCATTGAACTGCGCCACGCGCCCTTCTTTGGCCCGTTCCAAGACCTTAGCTCACCCGATCCAACCTCGATCATGAACCTTTGGGGACTGCTGCCCTATGCCGCGCCTGAGCCTGGCTCGATGCTGGCGCTGGTGTTCATCGGCATTCTGCCGCTGCTCCTGGGTATCTCCATGTTCTTGCAGCAAAAATTGAACCCGGCACCCACCGATCCGACGCAGCAAATGATCTTTGCTTGGATGCCTTGGGTCTTCATGTTCATGCTGGGCGGCTTTGCATCTGGCCTCGTGGTTTACTGGATCGCGAACAACACGATCACCTTTACGCAGCAGTATCTGATCATGCGCAGCCAGGGGTACAAACCTGATCTTTGGGGCAACATCGCGGGCGGCTTTAAACGGACGCCCAAGGGCGGCGCGGCCGACGCAGATGCCAAACCCAAGTCGGGAAAATCGAAAAAGTGA
- a CDS encoding bifunctional diguanylate cyclase/phosphodiesterase, translated as MALYQRSGLTQLRQSFAALLSGQAALAFLPALSLLAFWLGGEIALITTSAALPLLYLAGQRFGRGLMLPRDAVSGILQRRTFEEQTEQVFQRAQSLGRLSATFFIALEEFDQLIERYGHAAADTIVRQSGQRLVSVLRDDDNIGKMGEARFAICMAPVRQLDLELCIQLAGRVQTALEEPISVDGVTVYLTASVGFCLNTRAPGPDGAAWLAAAATALRIAQQHGPSSIRAFSDQMRRETENRAELREDVLIALDGGQIQPWFQPQISTDTGQITGFEALARWNHPVRGMIPPSDFLPAIEEAGLLERLAEVMMYHSFAALKAWDSAGTEVPQIGVNFAGGELANPRLVDKITWELDRFDLSPERLAVEVLETVVASTPDDVITRNINALGKLGCRIDLDDFGTGNASIASIRRFSVSRIKIDRSFVMKADRDPDQQRMIGAILTMAERLGVETLAEGVETVGEHVLLAQLGCDHVQGFGIARPMPFEQTLDWIARHNAKLQDVPRIMDGRAT; from the coding sequence ATGGCACTTTACCAGCGTTCTGGGCTAACGCAGCTGCGCCAATCGTTTGCCGCTTTGCTCAGCGGACAGGCGGCTCTGGCTTTCCTTCCTGCACTGTCATTGCTTGCGTTTTGGCTTGGCGGTGAAATTGCGTTGATCACGACCTCCGCCGCGCTGCCGCTTCTATACCTTGCAGGACAGCGTTTCGGTAGGGGGCTAATGTTGCCCCGGGATGCGGTCAGCGGCATACTTCAGCGCCGCACTTTTGAAGAACAGACCGAACAAGTCTTTCAGCGCGCCCAATCACTGGGGCGATTGTCAGCGACGTTTTTCATCGCACTTGAGGAATTCGATCAGCTTATCGAACGTTACGGTCATGCAGCTGCCGACACCATTGTCCGACAAAGCGGCCAACGTCTGGTTAGCGTCCTACGGGATGACGACAATATCGGCAAAATGGGAGAGGCACGTTTTGCGATCTGCATGGCCCCAGTCCGCCAGCTTGATCTGGAGCTTTGCATCCAGCTCGCTGGAAGGGTTCAGACAGCATTGGAGGAGCCTATCTCTGTCGACGGCGTGACCGTTTATCTAACCGCCTCGGTTGGCTTTTGCCTCAACACCCGCGCCCCGGGTCCCGATGGCGCCGCATGGCTTGCTGCTGCAGCCACCGCCCTGCGTATTGCGCAACAACACGGACCTTCTTCCATACGTGCCTTCTCTGATCAGATGCGGCGCGAAACCGAAAACCGCGCAGAACTGCGCGAGGACGTCTTGATCGCCTTGGATGGCGGCCAAATTCAGCCTTGGTTCCAGCCGCAAATCTCAACCGACACAGGCCAAATTACCGGGTTTGAAGCCTTGGCACGCTGGAACCACCCGGTGCGCGGCATGATCCCCCCTTCGGATTTCCTACCCGCGATCGAAGAAGCCGGCCTTCTAGAACGATTGGCCGAGGTGATGATGTACCATTCCTTCGCCGCGCTCAAAGCCTGGGACAGCGCCGGCACAGAGGTGCCGCAGATTGGCGTGAACTTCGCAGGGGGCGAACTTGCCAACCCCCGGCTGGTCGACAAAATAACTTGGGAACTAGACCGTTTTGATCTGAGCCCAGAAAGACTTGCTGTCGAAGTTCTTGAGACTGTCGTCGCATCTACCCCCGACGATGTGATCACGCGAAATATCAATGCCTTGGGCAAGCTGGGCTGCCGTATTGACCTTGATGACTTCGGCACTGGCAATGCCTCCATCGCCTCAATCCGCCGTTTTTCGGTCAGTCGGATCAAAATTGATCGGTCGTTCGTCATGAAAGCGGACCGAGACCCGGACCAACAGCGTATGATTGGTGCGATCCTCACCATGGCCGAAAGGCTCGGCGTCGAAACCCTTGCCGAAGGGGTGGAAACGGTGGGAGAGCATGTTTTGCTGGCGCAACTTGGCTGTGATCATGTGCAGGGATTCGGCATCGCACGCCCCATGCCGTTTGAACAAACACTCGACTGGATTGCCCGCCACAATGCAAAACTACAAGATGTTCCACGTATCATGGACGGCCGCGCAACATAG
- the ttcA gene encoding tRNA 2-thiocytidine(32) synthetase TtcA, whose translation MLDQTNEIHPLFAGAPQSTEFKKLRKRIVRMTREAIDQYGMVEPTAEGAPRPKWLVCLSGGKDSYTLLAVLHELQWRGLLPVDLLACNLDQGQPNFPATVLPEFLEKMGVPHRIEYQDTYSIVMDKIPAGRTFCALCSRLRRGNLYRIAREEGCSAVVLGHHRDDILETFFMNLFHGGRLATMPPKLVNEEGDLFLYRPLAHVAENDCERFATAMNYPIIPCDLCGSQDGLQRQQVKAILDGWETNSPGRRQVMFRALMNARPSHLLDPNLFDFAGLMRNVEGTKQEQF comes from the coding sequence ATGCTGGACCAAACCAACGAGATTCACCCCCTCTTTGCCGGTGCTCCGCAAAGCACCGAATTCAAGAAGCTGCGCAAGCGTATCGTCCGTATGACCCGCGAGGCGATCGACCAATACGGCATGGTGGAGCCGACTGCCGAGGGCGCGCCGAGGCCCAAATGGCTGGTCTGCCTTTCCGGCGGAAAAGACAGCTATACCTTGCTCGCGGTCCTGCATGAATTGCAATGGCGCGGCCTGCTGCCTGTCGATCTTTTGGCCTGCAATCTTGACCAAGGCCAACCAAATTTCCCCGCGACCGTGCTGCCTGAATTCCTCGAAAAGATGGGGGTGCCGCACCGAATTGAATACCAAGACACCTATTCGATCGTGATGGACAAGATCCCCGCCGGGCGGACTTTTTGCGCCCTCTGCAGCCGCCTGCGCCGCGGCAACCTCTACCGGATCGCGCGGGAGGAGGGCTGCTCTGCCGTGGTGTTAGGGCATCACCGGGATGACATTCTAGAAACCTTTTTCATGAATCTCTTTCACGGCGGGAGGCTGGCAACGATGCCCCCCAAACTGGTTAACGAGGAAGGTGACTTGTTCCTCTACCGCCCCCTAGCCCATGTGGCAGAAAACGATTGCGAACGCTTTGCCACAGCGATGAATTACCCGATCATTCCATGCGATCTCTGTGGGTCTCAAGACGGGCTACAGCGTCAGCAGGTAAAGGCGATTCTCGATGGCTGGGAGACTAATAGCCCCGGCCGACGGCAGGTGATGTTCCGGGCCCTGATGAATGCCCGCCCCTCGCATCTTCTGGATCCAAATCTCTTCGACTTTGCGGGGCTGATGCGGAACGTTGAGGGTACGAAGCAAGAACAATTTTAG